From Coffea arabica cultivar ET-39 chromosome 2e, Coffea Arabica ET-39 HiFi, whole genome shotgun sequence, the proteins below share one genomic window:
- the LOC140003853 gene encoding uncharacterized protein isoform X5, whose product MTTVGFSGLAKCHIQGLAYNGKLISSTSKMGGVIVSCVKTSEVPVTAKSDDLGKSNGAVMSDSSQKESGPKNSIRRATFPNGFKALLTEVCDDTEIAELRVKVGDFEMHLKRNIQPPIAPAPVESPTVAPPIPSEPMNQSVPPPAPPKPSTEKMSPFTNVPAEKSAKLAALEASGASGYVLAASPTVGSFRRGRTLKGKRQPPILKEGDLIKEGQTIGYLDQFGTELPVKSDVAGEVLKILYNDGEAVGYGDPLIAVLPSFHGIK is encoded by the exons ATGACTACTGTTGGCTTCTCTGGCCTTGCCAAGTGCCATATCCAAGGATTGGCATACAACGGGAAGCTTATCTCTTCCACAAGTAAGATGGGAGGAGTGATAGTATCATGTGTGAAGACTTCTGAAGTCCCTGTGACAGCAAAATCTGATG ATTTAGGCAAGTCTAATGGAGCTGTTATGTCAGATAGTTCCCAAAAAGAGTCAGGTCCCAAGAATTCAATCCGGAGAGCAACATTTCCCAATGGTTTCAAG GCACTTCTCACAGAAGTCTGTGATGACACTGAAATTGCAGAGCTGAGAGTTAAG GTTGGGGACTTCGAGATGCATTTGAAGCGAAATATTCAACCTCCCATAGCTCCAGCACCTGTTGAGTCACCTACCGTAGCACCACCTATTCCAAGTGAACCGATGAATCAATCAGTTCCTCCTCCTGCTCCACCTAAACCTTCTACAGAAAAAATGAGCCCATTTACAAATGTCCCTGCAGAGAAGTCAGCCAAGTTAGCGGCACTAGAGGCTTCAGGGGCTAGTGGCTATGTTCTAGCAGCATCTCCAACA gTCGGTTCATTCCGAAGAGGCAGGACTTTGAAAGGAAAGAGGCAACCTCCTATCCTGAAAGAG GGAGATTTGATCAAAGAAGGACAAACCATAGGCTATCTGGATCAGTTTGGCACTGAACTTCCTGTTAAA TCAGACGTGGCTGGAGAAGTTCTGAAGATTCTTTACAATGATGGCG AAGCTGTTGGTTATGGTGATCCGCTTATAGCTGTTCTCCCATCTTTTCATGGTATCAAGTAA
- the LOC140003853 gene encoding uncharacterized protein isoform X4 has translation MESAAVLRSFHFPMTTVGFSGLAKCHIQGLAYNGKLISSTSKMGGVIVSCVKTSEVPVTAKSDDSSQKESGPKNSIRRATFPNGFKALLTEVCDDTEIAELRVKVGDFEMHLKRNIQPPIAPAPVESPTVAPPIPSEPMNQSVPPPAPPKPSTEKMSPFTNVPAEKSAKLAALEASGASGYVLAASPTVGSFRRGRTLKGKRQPPILKEGDLIKEGQTIGYLDQFGTELPVKSDVAGEVLKILYNDGEAVGYGDPLIAVLPSFHGIK, from the exons ATGGAGTCCGCCGCTGTTCTCCGCTCCTTCCACT TTCCCATGACTACTGTTGGCTTCTCTGGCCTTGCCAAGTGCCATATCCAAGGATTGGCATACAACGGGAAGCTTATCTCTTCCACAAGTAAGATGGGAGGAGTGATAGTATCATGTGTGAAGACTTCTGAAGTCCCTGTGACAGCAAAATCTGATG ATAGTTCCCAAAAAGAGTCAGGTCCCAAGAATTCAATCCGGAGAGCAACATTTCCCAATGGTTTCAAG GCACTTCTCACAGAAGTCTGTGATGACACTGAAATTGCAGAGCTGAGAGTTAAG GTTGGGGACTTCGAGATGCATTTGAAGCGAAATATTCAACCTCCCATAGCTCCAGCACCTGTTGAGTCACCTACCGTAGCACCACCTATTCCAAGTGAACCGATGAATCAATCAGTTCCTCCTCCTGCTCCACCTAAACCTTCTACAGAAAAAATGAGCCCATTTACAAATGTCCCTGCAGAGAAGTCAGCCAAGTTAGCGGCACTAGAGGCTTCAGGGGCTAGTGGCTATGTTCTAGCAGCATCTCCAACA gTCGGTTCATTCCGAAGAGGCAGGACTTTGAAAGGAAAGAGGCAACCTCCTATCCTGAAAGAG GGAGATTTGATCAAAGAAGGACAAACCATAGGCTATCTGGATCAGTTTGGCACTGAACTTCCTGTTAAA TCAGACGTGGCTGGAGAAGTTCTGAAGATTCTTTACAATGATGGCG AAGCTGTTGGTTATGGTGATCCGCTTATAGCTGTTCTCCCATCTTTTCATGGTATCAAGTAA
- the LOC140003853 gene encoding uncharacterized protein isoform X2, which yields MESAAVLRSFHCITSPLKSIIDKPGAVPMTTVGFSGLAKCHIQGLAYNGKLISSTSKMGGVIVSCVKTSEVPVTAKSDDSSQKESGPKNSIRRATFPNGFKALLTEVCDDTEIAELRVKVGDFEMHLKRNIQPPIAPAPVESPTVAPPIPSEPMNQSVPPPAPPKPSTEKMSPFTNVPAEKSAKLAALEASGASGYVLAASPTVGSFRRGRTLKGKRQPPILKEGDLIKEGQTIGYLDQFGTELPVKSDVAGEVLKILYNDGEAVGYGDPLIAVLPSFHGIK from the exons ATGGAGTCCGCCGCTGTTCTCCGCTCCTTCCACT GCATCACATCTCCGCTTAAGTCCATAATCGATAAACCTGGTGCAGTTCCCATGACTACTGTTGGCTTCTCTGGCCTTGCCAAGTGCCATATCCAAGGATTGGCATACAACGGGAAGCTTATCTCTTCCACAAGTAAGATGGGAGGAGTGATAGTATCATGTGTGAAGACTTCTGAAGTCCCTGTGACAGCAAAATCTGATG ATAGTTCCCAAAAAGAGTCAGGTCCCAAGAATTCAATCCGGAGAGCAACATTTCCCAATGGTTTCAAG GCACTTCTCACAGAAGTCTGTGATGACACTGAAATTGCAGAGCTGAGAGTTAAG GTTGGGGACTTCGAGATGCATTTGAAGCGAAATATTCAACCTCCCATAGCTCCAGCACCTGTTGAGTCACCTACCGTAGCACCACCTATTCCAAGTGAACCGATGAATCAATCAGTTCCTCCTCCTGCTCCACCTAAACCTTCTACAGAAAAAATGAGCCCATTTACAAATGTCCCTGCAGAGAAGTCAGCCAAGTTAGCGGCACTAGAGGCTTCAGGGGCTAGTGGCTATGTTCTAGCAGCATCTCCAACA gTCGGTTCATTCCGAAGAGGCAGGACTTTGAAAGGAAAGAGGCAACCTCCTATCCTGAAAGAG GGAGATTTGATCAAAGAAGGACAAACCATAGGCTATCTGGATCAGTTTGGCACTGAACTTCCTGTTAAA TCAGACGTGGCTGGAGAAGTTCTGAAGATTCTTTACAATGATGGCG AAGCTGTTGGTTATGGTGATCCGCTTATAGCTGTTCTCCCATCTTTTCATGGTATCAAGTAA
- the LOC140003853 gene encoding uncharacterized protein isoform X1, with protein MESAAVLRSFHCITSPLKSIIDKPGAVPMTTVGFSGLAKCHIQGLAYNGKLISSTSKMGGVIVSCVKTSEVPVTAKSDDLGKSNGAVMSDSSQKESGPKNSIRRATFPNGFKALLTEVCDDTEIAELRVKVGDFEMHLKRNIQPPIAPAPVESPTVAPPIPSEPMNQSVPPPAPPKPSTEKMSPFTNVPAEKSAKLAALEASGASGYVLAASPTVGSFRRGRTLKGKRQPPILKEGDLIKEGQTIGYLDQFGTELPVKSDVAGEVLKILYNDGEAVGYGDPLIAVLPSFHGIK; from the exons ATGGAGTCCGCCGCTGTTCTCCGCTCCTTCCACT GCATCACATCTCCGCTTAAGTCCATAATCGATAAACCTGGTGCAGTTCCCATGACTACTGTTGGCTTCTCTGGCCTTGCCAAGTGCCATATCCAAGGATTGGCATACAACGGGAAGCTTATCTCTTCCACAAGTAAGATGGGAGGAGTGATAGTATCATGTGTGAAGACTTCTGAAGTCCCTGTGACAGCAAAATCTGATG ATTTAGGCAAGTCTAATGGAGCTGTTATGTCAGATAGTTCCCAAAAAGAGTCAGGTCCCAAGAATTCAATCCGGAGAGCAACATTTCCCAATGGTTTCAAG GCACTTCTCACAGAAGTCTGTGATGACACTGAAATTGCAGAGCTGAGAGTTAAG GTTGGGGACTTCGAGATGCATTTGAAGCGAAATATTCAACCTCCCATAGCTCCAGCACCTGTTGAGTCACCTACCGTAGCACCACCTATTCCAAGTGAACCGATGAATCAATCAGTTCCTCCTCCTGCTCCACCTAAACCTTCTACAGAAAAAATGAGCCCATTTACAAATGTCCCTGCAGAGAAGTCAGCCAAGTTAGCGGCACTAGAGGCTTCAGGGGCTAGTGGCTATGTTCTAGCAGCATCTCCAACA gTCGGTTCATTCCGAAGAGGCAGGACTTTGAAAGGAAAGAGGCAACCTCCTATCCTGAAAGAG GGAGATTTGATCAAAGAAGGACAAACCATAGGCTATCTGGATCAGTTTGGCACTGAACTTCCTGTTAAA TCAGACGTGGCTGGAGAAGTTCTGAAGATTCTTTACAATGATGGCG AAGCTGTTGGTTATGGTGATCCGCTTATAGCTGTTCTCCCATCTTTTCATGGTATCAAGTAA
- the LOC140003854 gene encoding PRA1 family protein B1-like, with amino-acid sequence MASQPTLPISSPQSTSSAPTGGPQSQPPIATPAFRSFINRLSSSLRQGFSQRRPWSELVDRTAFSRPDNLSDAASRIRKNFNYFRVNYISLLAFVLALSLLSHPFSLLVLLALLASWCFLYLFRPSDQPLVVFGRTFSDRETLLILVVSTIVVAVLTSVGSLLISASLVGLAIVCAHGAFRIPEDLFLDDQEPVNAGFLSFLGGAASSAAPAVAARV; translated from the coding sequence ATGGCATCTCAACCGACGCTCCCCATCTCTAGTCCCCAATCCACCAGCTCCGCCCCCACTGGCGGTCCCCAATCCCAGCCTCCCATCGCCACCCCTGCCTTCCGTTCCTTCATCAACCGCCTCTCCTCCTCCCTCCGCCAGGGCTTCTCCCAGCGTCGCCCCTGGTCCGAACTTGTAGACCGCACCGCCTTTTCCCGCCCCGATAACCTCTCTGATGCCGCCTCCCGCATCCGCAAGAACTTCAACTATTTCCGCGTCAATTACATTTCCCTCCTCGCTTTCGTTCTCGcgctctctctcctctctcacCCTTTCTCTCTCCTCGTCCTCCTCGCCTTACTCGCTTCCTGGTGCTTCCTTTACCTCTTCAGGCCTTCCGATCAGCCTCTCGTTGTCTTCGGCCGCACTTTTTCCGATCGCGAGACTCTACTGATCTTAGTCGTCTCCACCATAGTTGTGGCGGTCCTCACGTCCGTTGGATCGCTTCTCATCTCCGCTTCCTTAGTTGGATTGGCCATTGTTTGCGCTCATGGAGCTTTTAGAATTCCCGAGGATTTGTTCTTGGACGATCAAGAGCCTGTCAATGCCGGTTTCCTCTCCTTCCTTGGCGGAGCTGCCTCCTCTGCCGCTCCAGCCGTTGCCGCCCGTGTGTAG
- the LOC140003853 gene encoding uncharacterized protein isoform X3 — MESAAVLRSFHFPMTTVGFSGLAKCHIQGLAYNGKLISSTSKMGGVIVSCVKTSEVPVTAKSDDLGKSNGAVMSDSSQKESGPKNSIRRATFPNGFKALLTEVCDDTEIAELRVKVGDFEMHLKRNIQPPIAPAPVESPTVAPPIPSEPMNQSVPPPAPPKPSTEKMSPFTNVPAEKSAKLAALEASGASGYVLAASPTVGSFRRGRTLKGKRQPPILKEGDLIKEGQTIGYLDQFGTELPVKSDVAGEVLKILYNDGEAVGYGDPLIAVLPSFHGIK; from the exons ATGGAGTCCGCCGCTGTTCTCCGCTCCTTCCACT TTCCCATGACTACTGTTGGCTTCTCTGGCCTTGCCAAGTGCCATATCCAAGGATTGGCATACAACGGGAAGCTTATCTCTTCCACAAGTAAGATGGGAGGAGTGATAGTATCATGTGTGAAGACTTCTGAAGTCCCTGTGACAGCAAAATCTGATG ATTTAGGCAAGTCTAATGGAGCTGTTATGTCAGATAGTTCCCAAAAAGAGTCAGGTCCCAAGAATTCAATCCGGAGAGCAACATTTCCCAATGGTTTCAAG GCACTTCTCACAGAAGTCTGTGATGACACTGAAATTGCAGAGCTGAGAGTTAAG GTTGGGGACTTCGAGATGCATTTGAAGCGAAATATTCAACCTCCCATAGCTCCAGCACCTGTTGAGTCACCTACCGTAGCACCACCTATTCCAAGTGAACCGATGAATCAATCAGTTCCTCCTCCTGCTCCACCTAAACCTTCTACAGAAAAAATGAGCCCATTTACAAATGTCCCTGCAGAGAAGTCAGCCAAGTTAGCGGCACTAGAGGCTTCAGGGGCTAGTGGCTATGTTCTAGCAGCATCTCCAACA gTCGGTTCATTCCGAAGAGGCAGGACTTTGAAAGGAAAGAGGCAACCTCCTATCCTGAAAGAG GGAGATTTGATCAAAGAAGGACAAACCATAGGCTATCTGGATCAGTTTGGCACTGAACTTCCTGTTAAA TCAGACGTGGCTGGAGAAGTTCTGAAGATTCTTTACAATGATGGCG AAGCTGTTGGTTATGGTGATCCGCTTATAGCTGTTCTCCCATCTTTTCATGGTATCAAGTAA
- the LOC113730298 gene encoding uncharacterized protein yields MGAGRKTKTLPLKEKPEDKWTVNCSVSARNLRKADLGAVIFGCKHYTIKECQLKQLFGLPSAHFSYVKNVTPGLTLFLFNYSDRKLHGIFEAASAGQLNINPYGWTDEGTDHTPYPAQVQVRVRKQCRPLLEEEFAPIIADNYYESMHFWFELDRTQTSKLTDLFLSSAPRPPRNALRSQNTAKWSTLFNGLPSSDAREVDNGVRAPISEETAYNSHEVRTECNSWESTVVDPKLESERSYASVLSSKSTTLEQKPWISLFKPSAASSGLHKKESFPAQSSKTLPPSDNSNMEWELSCVSSSLHREYQHLETCSNDWGSEGYEEPLDLKPSSMDSNLLSKVTDSITLSTSNISLATVGLREEIGHMKSIASGLHLHKPDEPDAEWESCVPRVLIRDGTALKTSIANDAKGMHNYSVDPVEIHGQDPDQLFPTGGEYPGEGEASVACTELKSCDVPSAVAQLMREIEELKGSHLKQNLKINSLEQELVQSRIEIQQLRSQCKMLASSSTSCSRGHLEGVDTEASKPFQGFDNSLLIVGGYNGSSWISDLSLYSPTHDIVKSLSPMTFMRSYASAAQLNGELYLVGGVHGNHWYDTVESYNLKHNQWAKRPSLNQRKGSLAGVSVLEKLFAIGGGNGVECYSEVEMFDANIGKWIFTQPMQQKRFAPAVADINGAVYVVGGYDGAQYLKSLERFDPREPKWTLLSSMSTKRGCHSAVALDEKLYAFGGYNGEKMVSTVEVFDPRVCSWMMREPMKHARGYFGAVVIGGKIYAIGGLKDKEEILDTIELFEEGYGWQVMKLKALGKRCFISALVL; encoded by the exons ATGGGAGCAGGGAGAAAGACAAAGACGCTTCCATTAAAGGAAAAGCCTGAAGATAAATGGACAGTTAATTGCAGTGTTTCTGCTCGAAATCTAAGGAAAGCTGACCTAGGTGCAGTTATATTCGGATGCAAACATTATACAATTAAGGAATGCCAGTTGAAGCAATTGTTTG GATTGCCGTCAGCACATTTTTCCTATGTGAAGAACGTTACTCCTGGCTTAACACTATTCCTATTCAACTATAGCGATAGGAAGCTTCATGGCATATTTGAAGCTGCAAGTGCAGGCCAATTGAATATCAACCCGTATGGGTGGACTGATGAAGGCACAGACCACACACCTTACCCTGCACAG GTGCAAGTGCGCGTTCGAAAGCAGTGTCGGCCATTGCTTGAAGAAGAATTTGCTCCAATAATTGCTGATAACTATTATGAATCAATGcatttctggtttgagctcGACCGGACTCAAACGAGCAAACTGACGGACTTATTTTTATCTTCAGCACCTCGCCCTCCTAGGAATGCTCTTCGATCGCAGAATACAGCTAAATGGAGCACACTTTTCAATGGTTTACCAAGTTCTGATGCTAGGGAGGTAGATAATGGAGTTAGAGCTCCAATTTCAGAAGAAACAGCCTATAATTCGCATGAGGTGCGTACAGAATGCAACTCATGGGAATCAACTGTTGTAGACCCAAAACTAGAAAGTGAGCGATCATATGCATCTGTTCTGAGTAGTAAAAGTACTACCCTTGAACAGAAACCATGGATATCTTTGTTTAAACCTTCTGCAGCTTCAAGTGGGCTACACAAAAAGGAAAGCTTTCCAGCACAATCTTCAAAAACTTTGCCTCCATCAGATAATTCCAATATGGAATGGGAGCTTTCATGCGTCTCATCTTCTCTTCACAGAGAATACCAGCATTTGGAAACTTGTTCTAATGATTGGGGTTCAGAAGGATACGAAGAGCCTTTGGACTTGAAACCAAGCTCCATGGACTCTAATCTGCTGTCAAAAGTAACCGATTCAATCACTCTTAGCACTTCAAACATTTCGTTAGCTACTGTTGGTTTAAGGGAGGAAATCGGGCATATGAAGTCAATTGCTTCAGGATTGCACCTTCATAAGCCTGATGAGCCAGATGCAGAGTGGGAGTCATGTGTTCCCCGTGTTTTAATTCGAGATGGCACTGCATTAAAAACTTCTATTGCCAATGATGCAAAAGGCATGCACAATTATTCCGTGGATCCAGTCGAAATTCATGGCCAAGATCCTGACCAGTTGTTTCCGACTGGTGGGGAATATCCAGGGGAAGGTGAGGCTTCAGTAGCATGTACAGAGCTTAAGTCCTGTGATGTTCCCTCTGCTGTAGCTCAG CTAATGCGAGAAATTGAAGAGTTGAAGGggtctcatttgaaacaaaaccTCAAAATTAACTCTCTGGAGCAGGAACTG GTTCAGTCAAGGATAGAGATTCAACAATTAAGAAGCCAATGTAAAATGTTGGCTTCTAGTTCAACTTCCTGTTCAAGGGGGCATTTGGAGGGAGTAGACACTGAAGCATCCAAACCTTTTCAGGGATTTGACAACTCTCTACTTATAGTAGGAGGATACAATGGTTCTTCTTGGATATCAGATTTGAGCCTCTATTCACCTACACACGATATTGTAAAATCTCTTAGTCCAATGACCTTTATGCGCTCTTATGCCTCAGCAGCACAGTTGAATGGTGAACTTTATCTAGTTGGTGGGGTACATGGAAATCATTGGTATGATACAG TTGAATCATACAATCTGAAACACAATCAATGGGCTAAACGTCCTTCTCTAAATCAGAGAAaagggagtttggctggggttTCTGTATTGGAAAAGTTGTTTGCAATCGGTGGAGGAAATGGAGTTGAGTGTTACTCAGAGGTTGAAATGTTTGACGCGAACATAGGAAAGTGGATCTTCACACAGCCAATGCAACAAAAG CGATTTGCTCCAGCAGTTGCAGATATAAATGGTGCAGTCTATGTTGTTGGGGGATATGATGGAGCACAGTACCTGAA ATCTCTTGAAAGATTTGATCCTAGAGAACCTAAATGGACTTTACTGAGCAGCATGAGCACAAAGAGGGGATGCCACTCTGCAGTCGCATTGGATGAGAAACT GTATGCTTTTGGTGGTTATAATGGAGAGAAAATGGTGTCCACTGTTGAGGTTTTTGACCCTCGTGTTTGTTCATGGATGATGAGAGAACCCATGAAACATGCAAGGGGATATTTTGGGGCTGTGGTGATTGGAGGAAAGATATACGCCATAGGGGGGTTGAAGGACAAAGAGGAGATTTTAGACACG ATAGAGCTGTTCGAGGAGGGTTATGGCTGGCAAGTAATGAAACTAAAAGCTTTGGGGAAAAGATGCTTCATCTCTGCTCTTGTTTTGTGA
- the LOC113730299 gene encoding uncharacterized protein isoform X1: MLVYLVITFDLPVRQKSFASVKFNPHQFLYNLSCLWSLIRRNKLLGSFTSLVPSLPCSKFQMASFSFLDVWTWIQNLPPITQWKSNSMSICVCSSRSSRAHLKLSITKSLQSSVSLSILADYNVPVNLWTSKPFKLKSTLQDKETVSNLLLNFIEDILGYSPNRCPSLLKLPSIDSSLNLKDIFNFSFLSLTFLICIYEAPSDIRSECLSTLKNQFSCPRSREVSRMLMRVLGSNVEEQWMRSINLAITNWIVELQASSHSLKAPSPLYSYSNSAFGLWKVQLYCPIIAMDVETTSNPSPDDRLLFSLNYHQLEGVIQLNYSVIVREKWIEVLVNTDNIRCDVIRVVNEALMNERGAGTAEKHFPSRISLHITPTVQTNIISISVSKSSENPTREIGLERAIEASLEPTNPFVGINFSAGETMTMSLRPWKFEQSVYGNSAILNWFLHDSADGKEVFSSKPSKFALLQPKAWFKNRYATAYRPFNKDGGVIFAGDEYGDKVCWKVDRGAMGKLMEWEIRGWIWLTYWPNKHRTLYSETRRAEFREVLNLMLA; this comes from the exons ATGCTAGTATATCTTGTAATAACTTTTGACCTTCCAGTTCGTCAAAAATCTTTTGCTTCTGTAAAGTTTAATCCGCATCAGTTTCTTTATAATCTCTCCTGCCTGTGGAGTTTGATTCGTAGAAACAAACTACTTGGAAGCTTTACAAGCCTTGTTCCAAGCCTGCCTTGCTCGAAATTTCAAATGgcttctttttccttcctgGATGTATGGACCTGGATTCAAAACCTTCCACCAATCACTCAATGGAAATCGAATTCCATGTCCATATGCGTATGTTCTTCAAGGTCTTCCCGGGCTCATCTAAAACTATCGATAACCAAATCTCTCCAGTCATCTGTCTCCCTCTCAATTCTTGCAGATTATAATGTTCCCGTCAACCTTTGGACCTCTAAACCTTTCAAACTGAAGTCTACATTACAAGACAAGGAAACCGTCTCAAATCTCTTGCTTAACTTCATTGAAGATATCCTTGGCTACTCTCCAAATAGATGCCCCTCGTTGCTGAAGCTCCCTTCAATAGATTCGAGTCTCAACTTGAAAGACATCTTCAACTTCTCGTTTCTCTCCCTGACTTTCCTCATTTGCATCTATGAAGCCCCTTCCGATATCCGCTCTGAGTGTCTTAGTACTCTGAAAAATCAGTTCTCATGCCCGCGATCAAGAGAAGTATCAAGAATGCTCATGAGAGTCTTAGGATCAAACGTAGAAGAGCAATGGATGCGTTCCATAAACCTTGCGATTACAAATTGGATTGTTGAACTCCAAGCATCGAGTCATAGCCTAAAAGCTCCCTCCCCCCTGTATTCTTACTCAAATTCAGCGTTTGGTTTGTGGAAAGTTCAGTTGTACTGTCCTATAATAGCCATGGATGTCGAAACCACTAGCAATCCTTCACCGGATGATCGCTTACTTTTCTCTCTCAACTATCATCAACTTGAGGGCGTGATTCAACTGAATTACAGCGTTATAGTTAGGGAGAAGTGGATTGAAGTGTTGGTGAACACAGACAATATAAG GTGTGATGTTATCAGGGTGGTTAACGAAGCACTGATGAACGAAAGGGGAGCTGGAACAGCTGAAAAGCACTTTCCTTCACGGATATCGCTGCATATTACTCCAACCGTGCAGACAAACATCATAAGCATATCGGTAAGCAAATCCTCTGAGAATCCCACAAGAGAAATTGGCCTAGAAAGGGCCATCGAAGCTTCATTGGAACCAACAAATCCTTTTGTTGGTATCAATTTTTCGGCAGGAGAAACGATGACAATGAGCTTGCGACCATGGAAATTCGAGCAGTCCGTCTACGGCAATAGTGCAATCCTCAACTGGTTTCTCCATGATAGTGCTGATGGTAAAGAGGTTTTCTCTTCAAAGCCTTCCAAGTTTGCGTTACTTCAGCCCAAGGCTTGGTTCAAGAACCGCTATGCCACTGCTTATCGGCCATTTAACAAGGATGGAGGGGTTATTTTTGCTGGTGACGAGTATGGAGATAAAGTGTGCTGGAAAGTGGACAGAGGTGCCATGGGGAAATTGATGGAATGGGAGATCAGAGGATGGATTTGGTTAACTTATTGGCCTAATAAACATAGAACACTTTACTCGGAGACACGGAGGGCAGAGTTTAGAGAAGTCCTTAATCTTATGCTTGCTTGA
- the LOC113730299 gene encoding uncharacterized protein isoform X2, whose product MLVYLVITFDLPVRQKSFASVKFNPHQFLYNLSCLWSLIRRNKLLGSFTSLVPSLPCSKFQMASFSFLDVWTWIQNLPPITQWKSNSMSICVCSSRSSRAHLKLSITKSLQSSVSLSILADYNVPVNLWTSKPFKLKSTLQDKETVSNLLLNFIEDILGYSPNRCPSLLKLPSIDSSLNLKDIFNFSFLSLTFLICIYEAPSDIRSECLSTLKNQFSCPRSREVSRMLMRVLGSNVEEQWMRSINLAITNWIVELQASSHSLKAPSPLYSYSNSAFGLWKVQLYCPIIAMDVETTSNPSPDDRLLFSLNYHQLEGVIQLNYSVIVREKWIEVLVNTDNIRVVNEALMNERGAGTAEKHFPSRISLHITPTVQTNIISISVSKSSENPTREIGLERAIEASLEPTNPFVGINFSAGETMTMSLRPWKFEQSVYGNSAILNWFLHDSADGKEVFSSKPSKFALLQPKAWFKNRYATAYRPFNKDGGVIFAGDEYGDKVCWKVDRGAMGKLMEWEIRGWIWLTYWPNKHRTLYSETRRAEFREVLNLMLA is encoded by the exons ATGCTAGTATATCTTGTAATAACTTTTGACCTTCCAGTTCGTCAAAAATCTTTTGCTTCTGTAAAGTTTAATCCGCATCAGTTTCTTTATAATCTCTCCTGCCTGTGGAGTTTGATTCGTAGAAACAAACTACTTGGAAGCTTTACAAGCCTTGTTCCAAGCCTGCCTTGCTCGAAATTTCAAATGgcttctttttccttcctgGATGTATGGACCTGGATTCAAAACCTTCCACCAATCACTCAATGGAAATCGAATTCCATGTCCATATGCGTATGTTCTTCAAGGTCTTCCCGGGCTCATCTAAAACTATCGATAACCAAATCTCTCCAGTCATCTGTCTCCCTCTCAATTCTTGCAGATTATAATGTTCCCGTCAACCTTTGGACCTCTAAACCTTTCAAACTGAAGTCTACATTACAAGACAAGGAAACCGTCTCAAATCTCTTGCTTAACTTCATTGAAGATATCCTTGGCTACTCTCCAAATAGATGCCCCTCGTTGCTGAAGCTCCCTTCAATAGATTCGAGTCTCAACTTGAAAGACATCTTCAACTTCTCGTTTCTCTCCCTGACTTTCCTCATTTGCATCTATGAAGCCCCTTCCGATATCCGCTCTGAGTGTCTTAGTACTCTGAAAAATCAGTTCTCATGCCCGCGATCAAGAGAAGTATCAAGAATGCTCATGAGAGTCTTAGGATCAAACGTAGAAGAGCAATGGATGCGTTCCATAAACCTTGCGATTACAAATTGGATTGTTGAACTCCAAGCATCGAGTCATAGCCTAAAAGCTCCCTCCCCCCTGTATTCTTACTCAAATTCAGCGTTTGGTTTGTGGAAAGTTCAGTTGTACTGTCCTATAATAGCCATGGATGTCGAAACCACTAGCAATCCTTCACCGGATGATCGCTTACTTTTCTCTCTCAACTATCATCAACTTGAGGGCGTGATTCAACTGAATTACAGCGTTATAGTTAGGGAGAAGTGGATTGAAGTGTTGGTGAACACAGACAATATAAG GGTGGTTAACGAAGCACTGATGAACGAAAGGGGAGCTGGAACAGCTGAAAAGCACTTTCCTTCACGGATATCGCTGCATATTACTCCAACCGTGCAGACAAACATCATAAGCATATCGGTAAGCAAATCCTCTGAGAATCCCACAAGAGAAATTGGCCTAGAAAGGGCCATCGAAGCTTCATTGGAACCAACAAATCCTTTTGTTGGTATCAATTTTTCGGCAGGAGAAACGATGACAATGAGCTTGCGACCATGGAAATTCGAGCAGTCCGTCTACGGCAATAGTGCAATCCTCAACTGGTTTCTCCATGATAGTGCTGATGGTAAAGAGGTTTTCTCTTCAAAGCCTTCCAAGTTTGCGTTACTTCAGCCCAAGGCTTGGTTCAAGAACCGCTATGCCACTGCTTATCGGCCATTTAACAAGGATGGAGGGGTTATTTTTGCTGGTGACGAGTATGGAGATAAAGTGTGCTGGAAAGTGGACAGAGGTGCCATGGGGAAATTGATGGAATGGGAGATCAGAGGATGGATTTGGTTAACTTATTGGCCTAATAAACATAGAACACTTTACTCGGAGACACGGAGGGCAGAGTTTAGAGAAGTCCTTAATCTTATGCTTGCTTGA